Proteins from one Ipomoea triloba cultivar NCNSP0323 chromosome 1, ASM357664v1 genomic window:
- the LOC116028829 gene encoding endoglucanase 25-like, with translation MYGRDPWGGPLEINADSATDDERSRNLHELDRAALSRSLDETQQSWLLGPTEQKKKKYVDLGCIIVSRKVFKWTVGCIITAALLAAFITMIVKLVPRHHPHDPPPDNYTLALHKALMFFNAQRSGKLPKHNNVSWRGNSGLQDGKSDAATMFKDLVGGYYDAGDAIKFNFPQSFAMTMLSWSVIEYKAKYEATGELNHVKEIIKWGTDYLLKTFNSSADTIDRVVAQVGSGDTSGGSTTPNDHYCWMRPEDMDYDRPVTECHSCSDLAAEMAAALASASIVFKDNKAYSQKLVHGARTLFKFARDQRGRYSVGTEAATFYNSTGYWDEFIWGATWLYYATGNSSYLQLATTPGLAKHAGAFWGGKFYGVMSWDSKLAGAQVLLSRMRLFLSPGYPYEEILMTFHNQTSIVMCSYLPYFTSFNRTKGGLIQLNYGAPQPLQYVVNAAYLATLFADYLDAADTPGWYCGPNFYSIDVLRKFAATQIEYILGKNPKKMSYVVGFGNHYPKRVHHRGASIPKNKVKYNCKGGWKWRDSKKPNPNTIVGAMVAGPDLRDGFQDVRTNYNYTEPTLAGNAGLVAALVALSGVGGGGGRSAGIDKNTMFSAVPPMFPTPPPPPAPWKP, from the exons ATGTACGGCAGAGATCCGTGGGGTGGGCCGCTGGAGATCAACGCGGACTCGGCCACCGATGACGAGCGGAGCCGGAATTTGCACGAGCTGGACCGGGCGGCGCTGTCGCGGTCGCTGGACGAGACGCAGCAGAGCTGGCTGCTGGGCCCCACtgagcagaagaagaagaagtacgTGGATCTGGGATGCATAATTGTGAGCCGGAAGGTCTTCAAGTGGACTGTTGGGTGCATAATTACCGCCGCCCTTTTGGCCGCCTTCATCACCATGATCGTCAAGCTTGTGCCGCGCCACCACCCTCACGACCCGCCGCCGGATAACTACACCCTCGCCCTACACAAGGCGCTCATGTTCTTCAATGCTCAGCGTT CTGGAAAACTACCCAAGCACAATAATGTATCATGGAGGGGTAATTCAGGGTTGCAAGATGGCAAGTCAGATGCTGCAACGATGTTTAAAGATTTGGTTGGTGGGTACTATGATGCCGGGGACGCAATCAAGTTTAATTTCCCTCAATCTTTTGCCATGACCATGCTGAGTTGGAGTGTGATTGAATACAAAGCAAAATATGAAGCCACCGGTGAGCTGAACCAtgttaaagaaataattaagtGGGGTACTGATTACCTCCTCAAAACCTTCAATTCCTCAGCTGACACCATTGATCGAGTTGTTgcacag GTTGGATCTGGGGATACTTCGGGAGGGAGTACAACACCAAATGATCATTATTGTTGGATGCGCCCTGAAGACATGGACTATGATCGGCCCGTGACTGAGTGCCACAGTTGCTCTGATCTTGCTGCGGAGATGGCTGCTGCTCTTGCATCTGCATCCATTGTATTTAAGGACAACAAAGCCTATTCACAAAAACTTGTCCATGGTGCTCGGACGCTCTTCAAGTTTGCTAGGGATCAACGTGGCAGGTACAGTGTCGGTACTGAAGCTGCAACTTTCTACAACTCCACTGGCTACTGGGATGAATTTATCTGGGGTGCGACCTGGCTGTATTACGCAACTGGAAATTCTTCCTATCTTCAACTCGCGACAACTCCAGGTCTAGCTAAGCATGCGGGTGCTTTTTGGGGAGGGAAATTTTATGGTGTGATGAGCTGGGATAGCAAGCTTGCTGGAGCTCAA GTCCTCCTGAGTCGCATGAGATTATTTTTGAGCCCCGGATATCCTTATGAAGAAATTCTGATGACATTCCACAACCAGACAAGCATAGTCATGTGCTCCTACTTGCCATACTTCACCTCTTTTAACAGAACAAAAG GAGGCTTGATACAGCTCAACTACGGGGCTCCTCAACCTCTTCAGTATGTAGTAAACGCAGCATATTTGGCTACCTTGTTTGCTGACTACCTTGATGCTGCTGATACTCCCGGGTGGTACTGTGGACCCAATTTCTACTCTATTGATGTCCTCCGCAAATTTGCTGCAACACAG ATTGAGTATATCCTTGgcaaaaacccaaaaaagaTGAGCTACGTCGTGGGATTTGGGAACCACTATCCAAAACGTGTTCACCACCGTGGCGCATCAATCCCTAAAAACAAGGTCAAGTACAACTGCAAAGGAGGATGGAAATGGAGGGATTCCAAAAAGCCAAATCCAAACACCATTGTTGGAGCCATGGTTGCTGGTCCTGACCTACGCGACGGTTTCCAGGATGTCCGGACTAACTACAACTATACCGAGCCAACCCTAGCTGGCAATGCTGGTTTAGTGGCTGCCCTTGTGGCTTTATCAGGAGTAGGAGGAGGAGGGGGAAGAAGTGCTGGAATTGACAAGAATACTATGTTTTCTGCAGTGCCTCCTATGTTCCCCACCCCACCTCCCCCACCAGCACCTTGGAAGCCTTAA